One genomic window of Campylobacter curvus includes the following:
- the rpmG gene encoding 50S ribosomal protein L33: MRIKVGLKCSESGDINYTTTKNSKTMTEKLELKKYCPRLKKHTLHKEVKLKS, from the coding sequence ATGAGAATCAAAGTTGGTTTAAAATGCTCCGAAAGTGGTGATATAAACTACACTACTACAAAAAATAGTAAAACTATGACAGAAAAGTTGGAGCTTAAAAAATATTGTCCAAGGCTTAAAAAACATACTCTCCATAAAGAAGTAAAGCTAAAAAGTTAA
- the secE gene encoding preprotein translocase subunit SecE gives MVGGSNPSCPAIIRLKMEKLINYIKLSKLEILKVIFPTKEQVRNAFITVFIVVTVVSLFLALVDAIMSFSLSKII, from the coding sequence ATGGTTGGGGGTTCGAATCCCTCTTGCCCTGCCATAATAAGGTTAAAGATGGAAAAATTAATAAACTATATAAAGCTATCAAAACTTGAAATATTGAAGGTCATATTTCCTACAAAAGAGCAAGTTAGAAACGCTTTTATTACCGTTTTTATTGTAGTTACGGTAGTGTCGCTCTTTTTGGCTTTGGTCGATGCCATCATGTCATTTAGTCTTTCAAAAATTATCTAA
- a CDS encoding transglutaminase-like cysteine peptidase → MTKKVVKALRALSFGALLSIFACGLVADFIKSSTIAKMGQIYGEDARRRASALNALMSSLQNASVQEKLVKVNDFFNALRWTTDMEVWGKKDYWATRMEFLGKGAGDCEDYVIAKYFTLKQLGVPTDKLYFTYVKALKYNQAHMVLSYYETPKSIPLILDNINGKIKIATQRTDLLPVYSFNGDSLYLAKQEGLGQVVPGGNKKQNPKWLELIDKMQKEDL, encoded by the coding sequence ATGACCAAAAAGGTCGTAAAAGCCTTAAGAGCGCTTAGTTTTGGCGCTCTTTTATCTATTTTCGCATGCGGGTTGGTAGCTGATTTCATAAAATCCTCCACGATAGCGAAAATGGGTCAAATTTACGGAGAGGACGCCAGACGAAGGGCGAGTGCTTTAAATGCGCTGATGTCCTCTTTACAAAATGCGAGCGTTCAAGAGAAGCTCGTTAAGGTCAATGATTTTTTCAATGCGCTAAGATGGACTACCGATATGGAAGTTTGGGGTAAAAAGGATTATTGGGCTACAAGGATGGAATTTTTAGGTAAGGGTGCGGGCGATTGCGAGGATTACGTGATAGCGAAGTATTTTACGCTAAAGCAGCTTGGAGTCCCGACGGATAAATTATATTTTACCTACGTCAAGGCTCTAAAATACAATCAAGCTCACATGGTACTTTCGTATTATGAGACGCCAAAATCGATCCCGCTCATACTAGACAACATAAACGGCAAGATCAAGATCGCGACACAAAGGACTGATCTTTTGCCGGTTTATAGCTTTAACGGCGACTCGCTTTATCTCGCAAAGCAAGAGGGGCTGGGGCAGGTCGTTCCGGGCGGCAATAAAAAACAAAACCCGAAATGGTTAGAACTGATAGATAAAATGCAAAAAGAGGATTTATGA
- the nusG gene encoding transcription termination/antitermination protein NusG has translation MAHKWYAIQTYAGSEMAVKRGIENLVKDHGIEEQLKEVIVPTEDVIEIKNGKQKINERTLYPGYAFAHLDLDTALWHKIQSLPKVGRFIGESKKPTPLSDKDINTILEKVQKRAAPKPKIFFDEGESVRITEGPFANFTGIVEEYDMVHGKLRLNVSIFGRSTPVDILYSQVEKII, from the coding sequence ATGGCACATAAATGGTATGCTATTCAAACATATGCTGGTAGCGAGATGGCCGTAAAAAGAGGTATCGAAAATTTAGTCAAGGATCATGGTATCGAAGAGCAACTAAAAGAAGTCATCGTTCCTACCGAAGACGTTATCGAGATCAAAAATGGAAAACAAAAAATAAACGAAAGAACGCTTTATCCCGGATATGCTTTTGCACATCTTGATTTAGATACCGCTCTTTGGCATAAAATTCAATCCTTGCCAAAAGTCGGAAGATTTATAGGCGAGTCCAAAAAGCCTACTCCGTTAAGCGATAAAGACATAAATACTATTTTAGAAAAAGTACAAAAACGTGCTGCGCCTAAACCTAAAATTTTCTTTGATGAGGGCGAAAGCGTTCGTATCACAGAAGGTCCTTTTGCGAACTTTACCGGTATCGTGGAGGAGTATGACATGGTTCATGGCAAGCTTCGCTTGAATGTTTCTATATTTGGCAGAAGTACGCCGGTTGATATTTTATATTCACAAGTTGAAAAGATAATTTAA
- a CDS encoding type I secretion system permease/ATPase, translating into MHNENIKDELLECLVIFTKLHNNPYSADALTIGLPVEDGEEIELFSLNGSKSLFSRAASRAGFASTLVRKELEEISPLVLPCILMLRGKKACILQSISHDKNTANVITPELASGSSTIEIDKLKEEYLGYAYYLKREFVPEDTNSTRLIDTGKEHWFWGTLKRSKKIYIDVILASLIINLFVLASPLFTMNVYDRVVPNNAVETLWVLALGVSVVYGIDLFLKFVRAYFLEIAGKKSDIIMSSMLFERVMDMKFSNKPKSVGSFASNMKEFDTVRNFFSSASITAIVDLPFALIFLIVTYFIGSYLVIVPIVIMLSILCYTFFIKDPLQNAIKSTFEASAAKNGILIESLSGLETIKTLGASGHVQWNWEEATGEIANRSIKSKMITTSITTVTSFLVQLNTIAIIVLGVYMIQGTQLTMGGLIAAVMLSSRAIAPMGQVASLAANFEQTKTAYASLSKIMQMPVERPEGKKFVRRNSFAGRIEFKNVSFTYPETTKGSLDRINFVISAGEKVGIIGKNGSGKTTLQKLILGLYSPTEGAVLIDGIDINQIDPADLRRNIGYVPQDVVLFKGTVRENIVQKAPYVDDMQIIKAAKISGVDEYVNAHPLGFDMPVFERGDGISGGQRQSIAVARAFLLDSPIILLDEPTNSLDSTVESKLKANLKINMKNKTMLLITHRTSMLDLVDRLIVMDNGKILLDGPRDEVLARLSGK; encoded by the coding sequence ATGCACAATGAAAATATAAAAGACGAACTGCTTGAGTGTTTGGTCATCTTCACTAAGCTTCACAACAACCCTTACAGCGCCGACGCTCTCACGATAGGGCTGCCTGTCGAGGACGGCGAGGAGATAGAGCTCTTTTCGCTAAACGGCTCGAAGTCGCTCTTTTCACGTGCGGCGTCTCGTGCTGGGTTTGCCTCTACTCTTGTCAGAAAAGAGCTCGAGGAAATTTCGCCGCTCGTTTTGCCCTGCATTTTGATGCTTCGAGGTAAAAAGGCGTGCATCTTACAGTCCATAAGCCACGATAAAAATACGGCAAACGTGATAACCCCCGAGCTAGCCTCCGGTAGCAGCACTATCGAGATAGATAAGCTCAAAGAGGAGTATTTGGGCTACGCTTATTATCTAAAGCGTGAATTCGTCCCGGAGGATACGAACTCCACGAGGCTCATCGACACAGGCAAGGAGCATTGGTTTTGGGGGACGCTAAAGCGCTCTAAGAAAATTTACATAGACGTGATCCTTGCTAGCTTGATCATAAATTTATTCGTGCTTGCAAGTCCGCTTTTTACGATGAACGTCTATGACCGCGTTGTCCCAAACAACGCCGTAGAGACGCTTTGGGTGCTTGCTCTTGGCGTGAGCGTGGTTTATGGTATCGATCTTTTTTTGAAATTCGTGCGAGCGTATTTCCTTGAGATAGCAGGCAAAAAGAGCGACATCATAATGAGCTCAATGCTCTTTGAGCGCGTCATGGATATGAAATTTAGCAACAAACCAAAGTCGGTCGGCTCTTTTGCCAGCAATATGAAAGAATTCGACACCGTTAGGAATTTCTTCTCCTCCGCCTCGATCACGGCGATCGTGGATCTGCCTTTCGCGCTTATATTTTTGATAGTCACATATTTCATAGGCAGCTACCTAGTCATCGTGCCTATCGTCATAATGCTATCTATCTTGTGCTACACGTTTTTTATAAAAGATCCTTTGCAAAATGCGATAAAAAGCACATTTGAGGCCTCGGCAGCAAAGAACGGGATATTGATAGAGAGCCTGAGCGGGCTTGAGACCATAAAGACGCTGGGAGCTAGCGGCCATGTGCAGTGGAACTGGGAAGAGGCCACCGGCGAGATAGCAAACAGAAGCATAAAGTCAAAAATGATAACGACCTCGATAACGACGGTCACATCGTTTTTGGTGCAGCTAAACACGATCGCTATCATTGTTCTTGGCGTGTATATGATACAAGGCACGCAGCTTACGATGGGCGGGCTCATCGCAGCAGTGATGCTCAGCTCGCGCGCTATCGCTCCAATGGGCCAAGTCGCGTCGCTGGCGGCAAATTTCGAGCAGACAAAGACTGCTTACGCCAGCCTTAGCAAGATCATGCAAATGCCAGTGGAGCGCCCCGAGGGCAAGAAATTCGTAAGACGAAATTCCTTCGCCGGAAGGATAGAATTTAAAAATGTCAGCTTCACATACCCAGAGACTACGAAAGGCTCGCTAGACAGGATAAATTTCGTGATATCAGCAGGTGAAAAAGTAGGCATAATCGGCAAAAACGGCTCTGGCAAAACGACTTTGCAAAAGCTCATTTTAGGGCTTTATTCGCCGACTGAAGGAGCGGTGTTGATAGATGGCATAGACATAAATCAAATCGATCCCGCCGATCTTCGCAGAAATATAGGCTATGTGCCGCAAGACGTCGTGCTCTTTAAAGGCACGGTCAGGGAAAATATCGTGCAAAAAGCGCCTTACGTCGATGATATGCAGATCATCAAAGCCGCCAAGATAAGCGGAGTGGATGAATATGTGAACGCCCATCCTTTGGGCTTTGACATGCCGGTTTTCGAGCGAGGCGACGGTATCAGTGGCGGACAGCGCCAAAGTATCGCCGTGGCAAGAGCATTTTTGCTTGATAGTCCTATCATTTTGCTGGACGAGCCTACAAATTCGCTCGACAGCACCGTCGAGAGTAAGCTGAAGGCAAATTTAAAGATAAATATGAAAAATAAAACGATGCTACTCATAACGCACAGGACATCGATGCTCGATCTGGTAGATAGGCTCATAGTCATGGATAACGGTAAAATTCTTTTAGACGGTCCAAGAGATGAAGTTTTGGCACGACTTAGCGGGAAGTAA
- a CDS encoding DUF5416 family protein codes for MSDKAVKNAYYDKNFKDYEILKPRSIEDHVIIKGKEECDLIGREIKDLVFADCIKSFDEILAQGPQEGEIFKFDDIKIKDEVIKNLKIVIKGYDESNDNLKFDLDKLSLSAPYRYALSNEGFEMNIFLNEESKRVLEFLSTFEYGYKKEEDRARHIFVFINENMIYEKICK; via the coding sequence ATGTCTGATAAAGCCGTAAAAAACGCCTATTACGATAAAAATTTTAAAGATTATGAAATTTTAAAGCCAAGATCGATAGAAGATCACGTTATCATTAAAGGCAAAGAGGAGTGTGACCTGATAGGGCGCGAGATAAAAGATCTGGTCTTTGCAGACTGCATTAAAAGCTTTGATGAAATTTTGGCGCAAGGGCCACAGGAGGGTGAAATTTTTAAGTTTGATGACATCAAGATCAAAGACGAGGTCATAAAAAATTTAAAAATCGTCATAAAAGGCTACGACGAGAGCAACGATAATCTAAAATTTGACCTGGATAAGCTATCCTTGAGCGCTCCGTATAGATACGCTTTATCAAACGAGGGCTTTGAGATGAATATATTTTTAAACGAAGAGTCAAAGCGCGTGCTCGAGTTTTTATCGACCTTTGAGTATGGCTATAAAAAAGAAGAGGACAGGGCGCGTCATATTTTTGTTTTTATAAATGAAAATATGATTTATGAAAAAATATGCAAATAA
- a CDS encoding response regulator transcription factor, which translates to MNVVLFTQNGSLNNLWRGYSFGKNVKFAHNKKDFMSVLNDKTDIVGIDKDAIKGDVRKFIGEILQNFPNLKILILTNEPKFSEGKSLLTTGIKGYANSHMQKIHFSDAFEAIHKGSVWLYPEFIQEMIGELTGSYAKADIKKDSLSELSSREKEISQLIYQGLTNSEISHVANITLRTVKAHTTAIYNKLGVKDRIGLVLLMQQRDV; encoded by the coding sequence ATGAACGTAGTTTTATTTACGCAAAACGGGTCGCTGAATAACCTATGGAGGGGCTATTCGTTTGGCAAAAATGTAAAATTTGCGCACAATAAAAAAGACTTTATGAGCGTTTTAAACGACAAGACCGATATCGTCGGCATCGATAAAGACGCTATCAAGGGTGATGTCCGAAAATTTATCGGCGAAATTTTGCAAAATTTCCCGAATTTAAAAATTTTGATCCTTACTAACGAGCCTAAATTCAGCGAAGGCAAGTCGCTACTTACGACCGGGATAAAAGGCTACGCTAACTCGCATATGCAAAAGATCCACTTTAGCGATGCCTTTGAGGCGATACATAAAGGTAGTGTCTGGCTTTATCCGGAATTTATCCAAGAGATGATAGGCGAGCTGACCGGCTCTTACGCCAAAGCCGACATCAAAAAAGACAGCCTTAGTGAGCTTAGTAGCCGTGAGAAAGAGATATCGCAGCTGATATATCAAGGCCTAACCAATAGTGAAATTTCACATGTTGCAAATATAACATTAAGGACTGTAAAGGCGCATACTACGGCTATTTATAACAAGCTAGGCGTAAAAGACAGGATAGGGCTCGTACTTTTGATGCAGCAAAGAGATGTTTAG
- a CDS encoding transglutaminase-like cysteine peptidase → MFRNLVFLLIAAVSYGQNFELLAENIGSCKDERCKNILNHYAKFMKKIKDENFMRKLELVNSYINSLIPRYDDFYNTNIDIWSTRGEFLRRGGGDCEEYAITKEASLKDLGADNQSCLLIVKEKFSGGYHMVLAVWKDTKQEPLILDNLSFRVLPLSKRYDLEPKYCLTGGKYYRLKKDDINLEPVNIKMQAYENLLQKEKNEKFLETLIVQIYIDLL, encoded by the coding sequence ATGTTTAGGAATTTAGTCTTTTTGCTGATCGCTGCCGTTTCATATGGGCAAAATTTCGAGCTCTTGGCTGAAAATATCGGGTCGTGCAAAGACGAACGCTGCAAAAACATACTAAATCACTACGCTAAATTTATGAAAAAAATCAAAGATGAAAATTTCATGAGAAAGCTTGAACTCGTAAATTCTTATATAAATTCACTTATACCAAGATATGATGATTTTTATAATACAAACATCGATATATGGAGCACTAGAGGCGAATTTCTGCGCCGTGGAGGTGGAGACTGCGAGGAGTATGCGATCACGAAAGAGGCTAGCTTAAAAGATCTTGGCGCAGATAATCAAAGCTGTCTTTTGATCGTCAAGGAGAAATTTTCGGGTGGATATCATATGGTCCTAGCGGTTTGGAAAGATACAAAGCAAGAGCCTTTGATCCTGGACAACCTTAGTTTTCGCGTTTTGCCGCTATCTAAGCGCTATGATTTAGAGCCAAAGTATTGTTTGACGGGCGGAAAATATTACCGACTCAAAAAAGACGACATAAATTTAGAGCCCGTGAATATAAAAATGCAAGCCTATGAAAATTTATTACAAAAAGAGAAAAATGAAAAATTTTTGGAAACCTTAATCGTCCAAATCTATATCGATCTTCTCTAA
- a CDS encoding bifunctional diguanylate cyclase/phosphodiesterase gives MTLFKQIMLAVIAFGIVIFMAVGYLNFKSLNNYINDQLGENARHTANSLGLALKPIIDPDDMSMAETMINSMFDSGRYQLIKLEDVDGKILIESSQPTQAMGVPEWFFKFAKFEAPIAQSEIMTGWAKFGTLYVQGSTALAYNELYSNIKNIFEFLLAMIAVSLVVSYFGLKAIFKPLLKVQNQAEAILDNKFLIQEKIPFTTDLRQMVLAMNSMVKKVEDIFEREAATLNKYQELLYKDGMSGAYNRRFFQTKFSEYLASEEYSRGAIVLISFKELVNLKKILGFEKWQSFIIKIAQILKSCVDESKFNAVIARLNDNDFALLMPSVDPQSVTGLTEKIMDEMKKTYQHFAINENEYPANAAIVDYEPKSQIGTLLTTADVTLANARLEGNFTYKIFKDSTNALIMGKEKYRDLISKSMQNDMFKFASQKVASSDDKFEQYELYLRLVDDEGKWQMASYFMPMVNELDLGAALDLHILNRIAQILPSKILPDGSLAINLGKEILNSDENFYKLETVLKKISASSKFKNYIEIPNKDDISLQSVIKLTNKLKEFGFGFGFDHFGLDAKSIERLKELNPDYVKIQAANIIDFFSENGSAQTRQSLEVIMNSKDIKLVAIGVENEEQKKKLLELGIMNMQGIYIDEIKNIG, from the coding sequence ATGACACTATTTAAACAGATCATGTTGGCTGTGATAGCTTTTGGTATCGTGATATTCATGGCGGTAGGATATTTGAATTTTAAAAGCTTGAATAACTACATCAACGACCAGCTTGGTGAAAACGCCAGGCATACGGCAAATTCTTTAGGCCTAGCGCTAAAGCCTATCATAGATCCCGACGATATGTCGATGGCTGAGACGATGATAAATTCGATGTTTGACAGCGGTCGCTATCAGCTCATAAAGCTAGAGGACGTAGACGGTAAAATTTTGATAGAAAGCTCTCAACCTACCCAAGCTATGGGCGTGCCGGAGTGGTTTTTCAAATTCGCAAAATTTGAAGCTCCGATAGCTCAAAGCGAGATAATGACCGGCTGGGCGAAATTTGGCACTCTTTACGTTCAAGGTAGCACTGCACTTGCTTATAACGAGCTTTACTCCAATATAAAAAATATATTCGAATTTTTGCTTGCGATGATAGCCGTCTCGCTCGTGGTGAGCTATTTTGGGCTAAAGGCGATATTCAAGCCTTTGCTAAAGGTGCAAAATCAAGCCGAAGCGATACTTGATAATAAATTCTTGATCCAAGAAAAGATCCCTTTCACGACCGATCTTAGGCAGATGGTGCTTGCGATGAACTCGATGGTCAAAAAGGTCGAGGATATATTTGAAAGAGAGGCCGCTACGCTCAATAAATACCAAGAATTGCTTTATAAAGACGGCATGAGCGGAGCTTACAACAGGAGATTTTTCCAGACTAAATTTAGCGAATACCTTGCAAGTGAGGAGTATTCTCGCGGTGCGATCGTGCTTATAAGCTTTAAAGAGCTTGTAAATTTAAAGAAAATTTTAGGCTTTGAGAAATGGCAAAGCTTCATCATAAAAATCGCTCAAATTTTAAAAAGCTGCGTGGACGAGAGCAAATTTAACGCCGTGATAGCCAGGCTAAATGACAACGACTTTGCGCTCTTGATGCCGAGTGTAGATCCTCAAAGCGTTACCGGCCTTACGGAAAAGATAATGGACGAGATGAAAAAAACGTATCAGCATTTTGCCATCAACGAAAACGAGTATCCGGCAAACGCCGCGATAGTGGATTACGAGCCAAAAAGCCAAATAGGCACTTTGCTGACGACAGCTGATGTGACACTGGCAAATGCGCGTTTAGAGGGAAATTTCACATATAAAATTTTTAAAGACAGCACGAATGCGCTCATCATGGGTAAGGAAAAATACCGAGACCTCATATCAAAATCCATGCAAAACGATATGTTTAAATTCGCCTCTCAAAAGGTCGCCAGCAGCGATGATAAATTCGAGCAATACGAGCTTTACTTGCGTCTTGTGGACGATGAGGGTAAGTGGCAGATGGCTTCTTATTTCATGCCGATGGTAAACGAACTCGACCTTGGTGCGGCACTTGATCTGCATATTTTAAACAGGATAGCTCAAATTTTACCTAGCAAAATTTTACCTGACGGCTCTTTGGCGATAAATTTAGGCAAGGAAATTTTAAATTCCGACGAGAATTTTTACAAGCTCGAGACTGTGCTTAAGAAAATAAGCGCTTCGTCTAAATTTAAAAACTATATAGAAATTCCAAACAAAGACGATATTAGCTTGCAAAGCGTGATAAAGCTTACGAACAAGCTCAAGGAATTTGGCTTTGGCTTTGGCTTTGATCACTTCGGGCTTGACGCTAAAAGCATCGAGAGGCTAAAGGAGCTAAATCCTGATTATGTTAAAATTCAAGCCGCAAACATCATAGACTTTTTTAGTGAAAACGGCAGTGCGCAGACTAGGCAGTCGCTTGAGGTTATCATGAATTCTAAAGACATCAAGCTCGTAGCCATCGGTGTTGAAAACGAGGAGCAAAAGAAAAAGCTGCTCGAGCTTGGCATTATGAATATGCAAGGAATTTATATCGATGAGATCAAAAATATTGGATGA
- the tuf gene encoding elongation factor Tu translates to MAKEKFSRNKPHVNIGTIGHVDHGKTTLTAAISAVLSRKGLAEMKDYDNIDNAPEEKERGITIATSHIEYETEKRHYAHVDCPGHADYVKNMITGAAQMDGAILVVSAADGPMPQTREHILLSRQVGVPYIVVFMNKADMVDDAELLELVEMEIRELLNEYNFPGDDTPIISGSALKALEEAKAGVDGEWSAKVLELMDKVDEYIPTPVRATDKDFLMPIEDVFSISGRGTVVTGRIEKGVVKVGDTIEIVGIKPTQTTTVTGVEMFRKEMEQGEAGDNVGVLLRGTKKEDVERGMVLCKPKSITPHTKFEGEVYILTKEEGGRHTPFFNNYRPQFYVRTTDVTGSITLPEGTEMVMPGDNVRISVELIAPVALEEGTRFAIREGGRTVGSGVVSKILA, encoded by the coding sequence ATGGCTAAAGAAAAATTTTCACGCAACAAGCCACACGTAAACATTGGTACTATCGGTCACGTCGACCATGGTAAAACTACTTTGACAGCTGCTATTTCTGCTGTTCTTTCAAGAAAAGGTCTTGCAGAGATGAAAGACTATGATAATATCGATAACGCTCCAGAGGAAAAAGAGCGCGGTATTACCATCGCTACTTCACACATCGAGTATGAAACAGAAAAACGCCACTATGCTCACGTTGACTGCCCGGGCCACGCCGACTATGTTAAAAACATGATCACCGGTGCTGCTCAAATGGACGGTGCGATCCTAGTCGTTTCTGCTGCTGACGGCCCTATGCCTCAAACTAGAGAGCATATCTTGCTATCTCGCCAAGTAGGCGTTCCATATATCGTTGTATTTATGAACAAAGCCGATATGGTCGATGACGCTGAGCTTCTTGAGCTAGTCGAGATGGAAATTCGCGAGCTTCTTAACGAGTACAACTTCCCTGGCGATGATACTCCTATCATATCAGGTTCTGCTCTTAAAGCCCTCGAAGAGGCTAAAGCAGGCGTTGATGGCGAGTGGTCAGCAAAAGTTCTTGAGCTTATGGATAAAGTCGATGAGTATATCCCAACTCCAGTTCGTGCTACCGATAAAGACTTCCTGATGCCTATCGAAGACGTTTTCTCTATCTCAGGTCGTGGAACGGTCGTTACTGGTAGGATCGAAAAAGGTGTCGTAAAAGTTGGCGATACTATCGAGATCGTTGGTATCAAACCTACTCAAACTACGACAGTTACTGGCGTTGAGATGTTTAGGAAAGAGATGGAACAAGGCGAGGCCGGTGATAACGTAGGTGTTCTTTTAAGAGGTACTAAAAAAGAAGACGTCGAGCGCGGCATGGTTCTTTGTAAGCCAAAATCAATCACTCCTCATACAAAATTTGAGGGTGAGGTTTATATCCTAACAAAAGAGGAAGGCGGACGCCACACTCCATTCTTTAACAACTATAGACCACAATTTTATGTAAGAACAACAGACGTTACAGGTTCTATCACACTTCCAGAAGGAACTGAGATGGTTATGCCTGGAGATAATGTCAGAATTTCCGTTGAACTCATCGCTCCTGTTGCCCTTGAAGAGGGTACACGTTTTGCGATCCGTGAGGGTGGTAGAACTGTTGGTTCAGGTGTCGTTTCTAAGATACTTGCATAA
- a CDS encoding HlyD family type I secretion periplasmic adaptor subunit produces the protein MQEEKNTQSIPTEDQEAKQPSTLEEQERASTDIFDGVKDIKAGIQAKDYDAYDLKFMSSLSEAVLAKAPSTSKKILYALSFTIFWLIVWASWAQIDEITRGSGKIIPSGKNQAIQNLEGGIVDAIFVKEGDEVKKDQIILRIDNKNFSSSYGESKLRLDELEAKFMRLDAEANDKEFVYDEKRDANNTKAIKYEISLHNSNLEHLDEQIRILTEQITQRQSELTELKNKISQTQNSYNLMLKEKAIMEPIFKKGLVSEVEYIQLQRRVNDLKGELDASVLALPRVESTIKEAQNKIAEAKLAFKNNAKKELNEVSAEIARISESQISLSDRVERTYVRSPVNGIVSKMMVHTISGVIKPGENIAEIVPLEDKLVAEVKVKPADVAFLRPGLDTIVKFTAYDFSIYGGLKGKVTQISADTETNEKTGESYYLVRIETDKNYLGSEEKPLRIKVGMIVSADIITGKKTILDYLLKPILKAKNNALTER, from the coding sequence ATGCAAGAAGAAAAAAATACTCAATCAATCCCTACCGAGGATCAAGAAGCAAAGCAACCAAGCACTCTTGAAGAGCAAGAGCGCGCGAGCACCGATATCTTTGATGGAGTTAAAGATATCAAGGCCGGCATCCAGGCCAAAGACTATGACGCATACGATCTAAAATTTATGTCCAGCCTCTCTGAAGCCGTGCTCGCGAAAGCACCCTCAACGTCTAAAAAGATATTATACGCTCTTAGCTTTACGATCTTTTGGCTCATCGTTTGGGCTTCGTGGGCGCAGATAGACGAGATAACAAGAGGAAGCGGCAAGATAATCCCGTCAGGGAAAAATCAAGCCATACAAAACCTCGAAGGCGGCATCGTAGATGCGATTTTCGTAAAAGAGGGTGACGAGGTCAAAAAAGATCAGATCATTTTAAGGATAGACAACAAAAATTTCTCTAGTAGCTACGGAGAGTCTAAGCTCAGGCTTGACGAACTGGAGGCGAAATTTATGCGACTTGATGCCGAGGCAAACGATAAAGAATTCGTCTATGACGAAAAGCGCGACGCAAATAACACCAAAGCCATAAAATATGAGATCAGCCTACATAATTCAAATTTAGAGCATCTTGACGAGCAGATAAGAATTCTAACCGAGCAGATAACCCAACGCCAAAGCGAACTGACCGAGCTTAAAAATAAAATTTCACAAACGCAAAACAGCTACAACCTCATGCTAAAAGAAAAGGCTATCATGGAGCCGATATTTAAAAAAGGGCTCGTAAGCGAGGTCGAGTATATCCAGCTTCAAAGGCGAGTAAATGACCTAAAAGGCGAGCTGGACGCCTCTGTTTTAGCTCTGCCTCGTGTGGAGTCTACCATAAAAGAGGCGCAAAATAAGATAGCCGAGGCGAAGCTCGCGTTTAAAAATAACGCCAAAAAGGAGCTAAACGAAGTCTCCGCCGAGATCGCTCGTATCAGCGAGTCGCAGATCAGTCTTAGCGACAGGGTCGAAAGGACCTATGTGCGCTCTCCTGTAAACGGCATAGTCAGTAAAATGATGGTGCATACGATTTCTGGTGTCATAAAGCCCGGAGAAAATATTGCTGAGATCGTGCCGCTAGAGGACAAGCTCGTAGCTGAGGTAAAGGTCAAGCCGGCCGATGTCGCGTTTTTGAGACCGGGACTTGATACGATAGTGAAATTCACAGCTTATGATTTTAGCATTTACGGTGGGCTTAAAGGAAAGGTGACACAAATCAGCGCTGACACCGAGACGAACGAGAAGACTGGCGAGAGCTACTATCTAGTGCGTATCGAGACTGATAAAAACTATCTTGGAAGCGAGGAAAAGCCGCTTCGCATAAAGGTAGGCATGATCGTTTCTGCCGATATCATTACGGGCAAAAAGACGATACTTGATTATCTTCTTAAGCCGATATTAAAAGCTAAAAACAACGCTTTGACGGAGAGATGA